A stretch of Candidatus Schekmanbacteria bacterium DNA encodes these proteins:
- the bamD gene encoding outer membrane protein assembly factor BamD, which produces MKALNRNISVKLALLFFLFPIVFSLGCYAPPVTNNLSAMELFAYGKKLVDKGDYKDAVDVYKKIKFNFPDSIKVSRARLFAANGYYADEKYEEAIAEYKEFTKYHPAHLEVPFAYYRIGMSNFYQILPSQLDQTKTKEALENFNIIRERYPESIYYDIAGERISFCKRRLAEHSYGIGRFYYKMRMYRPAIKRLKRFIRDCEIPDLKIRAMGILAESLWKDEENERALMLYKEIALIYKNTAYGKRALQMLKRYGADYEIEVPSSLQ; this is translated from the coding sequence ATGAAGGCGCTAAATAGAAATATCAGCGTTAAATTGGCACTCCTTTTCTTTCTTTTCCCAATTGTTTTTTCTCTCGGGTGTTATGCACCTCCTGTTACAAACAATCTTTCAGCTATGGAGCTTTTTGCGTATGGCAAAAAGCTTGTTGATAAGGGTGACTACAAGGATGCTGTGGATGTATATAAAAAAATAAAGTTTAATTTTCCTGACAGCATCAAAGTTTCGCGCGCTCGTCTTTTTGCGGCAAATGGTTATTATGCAGATGAGAAATATGAAGAAGCGATTGCAGAGTATAAAGAATTTACAAAATATCATCCTGCACACTTGGAAGTGCCTTTTGCCTATTATAGAATTGGTATGTCGAATTTCTATCAGATTCTTCCAAGCCAATTGGACCAAACGAAAACGAAAGAAGCTCTCGAAAATTTTAACATTATAAGAGAAAGATATCCTGAAAGTATCTATTATGATATTGCAGGAGAAAGAATATCTTTTTGTAAAAGGCGTCTTGCTGAGCACAGTTATGGCATTGGAAGATTTTATTATAAAATGAGAATGTATAGGCCTGCAATAAAACGGCTGAAGAGGTTTATAAGGGATTGTGAGATTCCGGATTTGAAGATAAGGGCTATGGGCATTCTTGCTGAATCTTTGTGGAAAGATGAAGAAAATGAAAGGGCTCTTATGCTCTACAAAGAAATTGCCCTTATTTATAAAAATACGGCTTACGGAAAGCGCGCTTTACAGATGCTTAAGCGTTATGGTGCAGATTATGAAATTGAAGTTCCTTCTTCCTTGCAGTAA